The following proteins are co-located in the Colletotrichum lupini chromosome 4, complete sequence genome:
- a CDS encoding D-isomer specific 2-hydroxyacid dehydrogenase, protein MKLLYPTSLKLDVDSLQGFSVDLVPYDVKTTIPEEHTDAEILVTWTNSADNLKDAAARLKNIKWIQSLAAGPNDVLSAGFDTSKVTVTTGSGLHDHTVAEHALGLLLNAARRFYEMRDYQLQSKWPGHLGGPQPDRPANAFTTLRDARVLIWGFGNIAKSLTPHLRGLGAQVKGVARNAGIRDGVEVYGEDKLAELLPETDALVMILPGSESTKNALNAARLKQLPKHAWIVNVGRGTSIDEEALVDALEAGEVGGAALDVFVTEPLPESSRLWKAPNVVVSPHAAGGRPQGAEALIAYNLRRFRASQSLKNVI, encoded by the coding sequence ATGAAGCTCCTCTACCCCACCTCCCTCAAGCTCGACGTCGACAGCCTCCAAGGCTTCTCCGTCGACCTCGTCCCCTACGACGTGAAGACCACCATCCCCGAGGAGCACACAGACGCCGAGATCCTCGTCACCTGGACAAACTCAGCCGACAACCTCAAGGACGCCGCCGCCCGCCTCAAGAACATCAAGTGGATCCAGTCCCTCGCCGCCGGCCCCAACGACGTCCTCTCCGCTGGCTTCGACACCTCCAAGGTAACAGTCACCACCGGCTCAGGCCTCCACGACCACACCGTCGCAGAGCACGCCCTCGGCCTCCTCCTCAACGCCGCCCGCCGCTTCTACGAGATGCGCGACTACCAGCTCCAGTCAAAGTGGCCAGGCCACCTCGGCGGCCCGCAGCCCGACCGCCCCGCCAACGCCTTCACTACCCTCCGCGATGCTCGCGTGCTCATCTGGGGCTTCGGCAACATCGCCAAATCCCTCACCCCGCACCTCCGCGGCCTCGGCGCCCAGGTGAAGGGCGTCGCGCGCAACGCCGGCATCCGCGACGGCGTCGAGGTCTACGGCGAGGACAAGCTCGCCGAGCTCCTCCCCGAGACGGACGCCCTCGTCATGATCCTCCCCGGCTCCGAGTCCACCAAGAACGCGCTCAACGCCGCGCGCCTCAAGCAGCTGCCCAAGCACGCGTGGATCGTCAACGTCGGCCGCGGCACGTCCATCGACGAGGAGGCGCTCGTGGACGCGCTCGAGGCGGGCGAGGTCGGCGGCGCGGCGCTGGACGTGTTTGTCACCGAGCCGTTGCCCGAGTCGAGCCGGTTGTGGAAGGCGCCGAACGTTGTTGTCTCGCCGCATGCTGCTGGTGGAAGGCCGCAGGGCGCGGAGGCGTTGATTGCGTATAACTTGAGGCGGTTCCGTGCTAGCCAGTCGTTGAAGAATGTCATCTAA